The Streptomyces sp. NBC_01353 genome contains a region encoding:
- a CDS encoding ATP-dependent DNA ligase, which yields MLAEAVESVPGSGVLGALAFEQKFDGHRALLFTPSGPGSRVLVQTRRGVLIQDRFPDLVAAADWLPDGLVLDGELVVWDARAGRLSFEGLQSRARARGRHARGLAASLPAFFIAFDILQQDGMELTNYPYIQRRARLEALFTTRRLSAPWTLCPMTTELATAQEWLDSWTEVSGVEGIVVKAMNQPYRPGYRGWYKLRRRDTTEAIIGAITGTPARPQILVLGRYDPHGHLRPIGRTAPLRPEAARLVGGNVSAADPEHPWTGMRFASAWGSRDILDVTLVRPDLVAEISADTAVDRGGVHRHPMRFKRLRLDATVEDVPQFGQGPAEAAG from the coding sequence ATGCTGGCGGAGGCGGTGGAGTCGGTGCCGGGCTCCGGTGTGCTGGGCGCGCTGGCGTTTGAGCAGAAGTTCGACGGTCACCGGGCGCTGCTGTTCACCCCGTCCGGGCCGGGAAGTCGCGTGCTGGTGCAGACGCGGCGGGGGGTACTGATCCAAGACCGGTTTCCCGACCTCGTTGCCGCCGCCGATTGGCTGCCCGACGGCCTGGTTCTTGACGGGGAGCTGGTTGTCTGGGACGCCCGGGCCGGCCGGCTGTCGTTCGAGGGGTTGCAGAGCCGGGCCCGCGCCCGCGGCCGCCACGCGCGAGGGCTGGCCGCGTCACTGCCCGCATTCTTCATCGCCTTCGACATCCTGCAGCAGGACGGAATGGAGCTGACGAACTACCCCTACATACAGCGCCGCGCCCGGCTGGAAGCCCTGTTCACCACGCGCAGGCTGTCGGCCCCCTGGACGCTGTGTCCCATGACAACGGAACTGGCCACGGCCCAAGAATGGCTGGATTCCTGGACAGAGGTGTCCGGCGTCGAAGGCATTGTGGTCAAAGCCATGAACCAGCCCTACCGCCCGGGATACAGAGGCTGGTACAAACTGAGGCGCCGGGACACCACCGAAGCAATCATCGGTGCCATCACCGGCACCCCTGCCAGACCGCAGATCCTCGTCCTTGGCCGCTACGACCCCCACGGCCACCTCCGCCCGATCGGCCGCACAGCCCCGCTGCGCCCGGAGGCGGCCCGCCTGGTGGGCGGGAACGTGAGCGCAGCCGACCCCGAACACCCATGGACCGGTATGCGGTTCGCCTCGGCATGGGGCAGCCGAGACATCCTGGATGTGACCCTCGTTCGCCCCGATCTCGTCGCGGAGATCAGCGCCGACACCGCCGTCGACCGAGGCGGCGTCCACCGGCACCCGATGCGCTTCAAACGGCTGCGCCTGGACGCCACGGTCGAGGATGTCCCGCAGTTCGGGCAGGGTCCTGCCGAGGCGGCCGGGTGA
- a CDS encoding isoamylase early set domain-containing protein, which translates to MLERRQLKDRTHVTFVLPADTPPGPVSVVGDFNDWQPGAHPLVPREDGTRAVTVVLSGKSVHSFRYLAAGDYWFDEDHADGHDGINSRLHT; encoded by the coding sequence GTGCTGGAACGCAGGCAGCTCAAGGACCGCACTCACGTCACGTTCGTCCTGCCGGCCGACACGCCTCCCGGCCCGGTCAGTGTGGTGGGTGATTTCAACGATTGGCAGCCCGGCGCCCACCCCCTGGTGCCTCGCGAGGACGGGACGCGTGCCGTCACCGTGGTCCTGTCTGGCAAGAGCGTGCACTCCTTCCGCTACCTGGCCGCAGGTGACTACTGGTTCGACGAGGACCACGCCGACGGCCACGACGGCATCAACAGCCGCCTGCATACCTGA
- a CDS encoding FAD-dependent oxidoreductase translates to MQVGVRETRRIVGEYQLTGEDVLSTRYFDDAIARGAYPVDIHNPSGRGTTLERLPRGGLRHPLAVPPPSRCGAGPRRRPLHLG, encoded by the coding sequence GTGCAGGTCGGCGTCCGAGAGACGCGCCGGATCGTAGGCGAATACCAGCTCACCGGGGAGGACGTCCTGAGCACGCGCTACTTCGATGACGCCATCGCCCGTGGCGCGTATCCCGTGGACATCCACAATCCCAGCGGCCGCGGAACCACGCTCGAGCGGCTGCCACGCGGCGGCCTACGACATCCCCTTGCGGTGCCTCCTCCCTCGCGATGTGGAGCGGGTCCTCGTCGCCGGCCGCTGCATCTCGGGTGA
- a CDS encoding peptidoglycan-binding protein, which yields MTWHRKRIKLGTCAVGALTAAVLAVSTTPAAASGTYSGRAYLWGNGDATVYYADWDDEGLLGRSKHASSNATCLWQRILWADGELSNTADIDGVFGDQTHNATVAWQKDENAKWGAGLLTDGGVGPQSFGWAYTFHIWKTGGSETVGQTLYLKYDGTHRDFDLRRLPDGNYEFVDGDGAWRKAGYDYRTCS from the coding sequence ATGACTTGGCATAGAAAGCGCATCAAGTTGGGCACGTGCGCGGTGGGGGCGCTGACCGCCGCCGTCCTCGCGGTGAGCACCACCCCGGCCGCGGCGAGCGGAACCTATAGCGGCCGTGCCTACCTCTGGGGGAACGGCGACGCCACCGTCTACTACGCCGACTGGGACGACGAAGGCTTGCTGGGGAGGAGCAAGCACGCGTCTTCCAACGCCACATGCCTGTGGCAGAGGATCCTGTGGGCCGACGGCGAACTCTCCAATACCGCGGACATCGACGGAGTCTTCGGAGACCAGACCCACAACGCGACCGTCGCTTGGCAGAAGGACGAAAACGCCAAGTGGGGTGCTGGTCTGCTTACCGACGGCGGGGTCGGCCCGCAGTCCTTCGGCTGGGCGTACACCTTCCACATCTGGAAGACAGGCGGTAGCGAGACCGTCGGCCAGACCCTGTATCTGAAGTACGACGGCACACACCGCGACTTCGACCTGAGGCGCCTTCCGGACGGCAACTACGAGTTCGTCGACGGTGACGGCGCTTGGCGGAAGGCCGGTTACGACTACCGGACCTGCAGCTGA
- a CDS encoding oxygenase MpaB family protein encodes MGWPPPTVDDLRERLGSELFRRVAGPSGERTRARIHETPGPRWFGPDRPIRTVHGDAAMFAGGLTALLLQSLHPLAMAAVAAHSGFRGDPWGRLQRTSTFLAVTTFGTASDARCAVERVRAVHERVRGTAPDGRAYHASDPYLLGWVHVAEVDSFLRAHQSYGASPLDPAGYDGYVADTARIAEELGVERPPRSLAELARQLEAYRGELYGTREARETARFLLLSPPIPWQARPPYALLAAGAVELLPSWARGQLGLPSLNRPARAAARVGGGLATAGIRWAMSPAPPGAVTLPRARPGGSSHR; translated from the coding sequence ATGGGATGGCCGCCTCCCACCGTGGACGACCTGAGGGAACGGCTCGGCAGCGAGCTCTTCCGGCGAGTCGCCGGCCCTTCGGGCGAGAGGACGCGTGCCCGCATCCACGAGACGCCTGGGCCCCGGTGGTTCGGCCCGGACCGCCCGATCCGTACAGTCCACGGCGACGCGGCGATGTTCGCCGGGGGTCTGACAGCGCTGCTGCTGCAGTCGCTGCACCCGCTGGCCATGGCGGCCGTGGCGGCCCATTCGGGGTTCCGGGGCGACCCGTGGGGCAGGCTGCAGCGGACCAGTACGTTTCTCGCGGTCACAACGTTCGGTACGGCCAGTGACGCACGGTGCGCGGTGGAGCGCGTCCGTGCGGTCCACGAGAGGGTGCGAGGGACGGCGCCGGACGGCCGGGCGTACCATGCGTCCGATCCGTATCTGCTGGGCTGGGTACATGTGGCCGAGGTCGACAGTTTCCTGCGGGCGCACCAGAGTTATGGGGCGTCCCCGCTCGACCCCGCGGGCTACGACGGCTATGTGGCGGACACGGCCCGGATCGCGGAGGAACTGGGCGTGGAGCGACCGCCCCGGAGCCTGGCCGAGCTGGCGCGCCAGCTGGAGGCGTACCGTGGCGAGCTCTACGGGACCCGCGAAGCTCGGGAGACCGCCCGGTTCTTGCTGTTGAGTCCCCCGATCCCCTGGCAGGCCCGGCCACCGTACGCGCTGCTCGCGGCGGGTGCGGTGGAGCTGCTGCCGTCGTGGGCGCGTGGGCAGCTGGGTCTTCCCTCGCTCAACCGGCCGGCGAGGGCGGCCGCGCGGGTGGGCGGCGGGCTGGCGACCGCGGGGATCCGCTGGGCGATGTCGCCTGCCCCACCGGGCGCGGTCACTCTCCCGCGTGCGCGGCCCGGCGGATCGTCGCATCGATGA
- a CDS encoding CBS domain-containing protein — protein sequence MTTAREIMTEGAECIGAEETVLEAAKKMTQMGLGALPICGTDDRLQGMLTDRDIVVKVLGAGKDPAQCKAGVLAQGEAVTIGADDDAAEILRTMADHQVRRLPVIHGHRLVGMVAQADVARALPDPQVGDLLEALAVN from the coding sequence ATGACCACGGCTCGCGAGATCATGACGGAGGGCGCCGAGTGCATCGGCGCCGAGGAGACGGTCCTTGAAGCCGCGAAGAAGATGACGCAGATGGGCCTCGGCGCGCTGCCGATCTGCGGCACGGACGACAGGCTCCAGGGCATGCTCACCGACCGCGACATCGTCGTGAAGGTCCTGGGAGCCGGCAAAGACCCCGCCCAATGCAAAGCCGGAGTGCTCGCGCAAGGCGAAGCGGTCACGATCGGCGCAGACGACGACGCAGCCGAGATCCTGCGCACCATGGCGGACCACCAGGTACGGCGTCTGCCGGTCATCCACGGCCACCGTCTCGTGGGCATGGTCGCCCAGGCAGACGTCGCCCGCGCCCTGCCCGACCCGCAGGTCGGCGACCTCCTCGAGGCCCTCGCCGTCAACTGA
- a CDS encoding DUF4913 domain-containing protein — MLLPRRTELRSPLVPRLVRDHPVAIARLHALWLAWQELTDPATCGYTGPSAWHRDHYDPCRRELRNAAGPFSGCTKCEHQVAHRLPGLGCVLPAEGRRQSTRQLSHWTSTPALAGGQESGSCGSTGGSAGAGPFPGLEEKAVARTVTEIPTMRAGNRRSHQPDTPQFTSLA, encoded by the coding sequence ATGCTTCTCCCTCGCCGAACCGAGCTCCGAAGCCCGCTGGTGCCCCGTCTGGTACGAGACCACCCCGTCGCCATCGCCCGGCTCCACGCCCTGTGGCTCGCTTGGCAGGAACTCACCGATCCCGCCACCTGCGGCTACACCGGCCCCTCCGCCTGGCACCGCGACCACTACGACCCTTGTAGGCGCGAGCTCCGCAACGCCGCCGGGCCGTTCTCCGGCTGCACCAAGTGCGAACACCAGGTCGCCCACCGTCTGCCGGGTCTCGGATGTGTTCTGCCCGCTGAGGGACGTCGGCAGAGCACGCGCCAGCTCAGCCACTGGACCTCCACCCCGGCACTCGCTGGCGGGCAGGAGAGCGGCTCTTGCGGCAGCACTGGCGGGTCCGCGGGCGCCGGGCCGTTCCCGGGACTCGAGGAGAAAGCGGTTGCTCGCACTGTTACCGAAATCCCGACCATGAGGGCGGGGAATCGGCGCTCGCACCAGCCGGACACGCCGCAGTTTACTTCTTTGGCGTGA